GTGGGCCTCGAAGTGCCGGCCCAGCCGCCCCAGCGCATAGGCCGTCTCCTGACGGGCGGCGAGGATGTCGGGATGGTCGGCGCCGAGCACGCGCGCTCCGGCCTCGGCGAGGTCCGTGTAGGCGGCCAGCGCCTCGGCGACGCGGCCGGCACGGACGAGGGCGAAGGCGGTCTCGTAGCGGCTCGCCAGGGTCTCGGGGTGGTCGGGGCCGAGCAGCTCGGCCCGTTCGGCGGCCACGGCCCGGTGTGCCTCGCCGGCCTCGGCCCACCGGCCGAGCCCGGCCAGCCGGACGCCCTCGCGGTGCCGTGCGGCGAGGGCGGCGAGAGCTTCCAGGGGCACGGCAGGGAGCACGCCCACCGCAGCGCCGACGGCCGGGGCGGTGGCCCACCGGCCCGTCAGGGCCGCCCCGGGATCCGGGGGCAGCGCGCCGAGGCCCAGGCCGAGCGCCTTGTGGCCGGTGGTCATGCCCCGGGTCCAGGACGGCAGCCGTACCCCGGCGTCGGGGAGCGCGGACCCTACGGCCTTGACGGAGACGGCCGTTGCCCGCCCCTCCCGAATGCGGCGAGCCAAATCCCCTGCGTCGCACGGCCGTTCCTCGGGATCTTTGGCCAGCAGCCCGAGGATGATCTCGTCGAGGTGGCCGGGCAGCTCCGGCCGTCGTTCACGGGGCGGCCGGGGCGGGGTGTCGCGATGGCCGATGAGGACCGCCCAGGCGTCCTCCAGGTCGAACGGCGGGGCGCCGGTGGCGATTTCGTACAGCACGCAGCCCAGCGAGTACAGGTCGCTGCGCTGGTCGACTTCACCGCCGACGATCTGTTCCGGGGACATGTAGTGCGGGGTGCCGAGGGCCACTCCGGTGCCGGTCAGGCGGGTGGTGAAGCCGATGTCGTGGCCGAGGCGGGCTATGCCGAAGTCGCAGATCTTCACCGTGCCGTCGGTCGTCCGCAGGATGTTGGCCGGTTTCAAGTCGCGGTGGATCACGCCCTGTTGGTGGGTGTAGGCGAGGGCGGCGGCGATCTGGGCGGCGATGTCCAGCACATCGTCGACGGGCAGCGGGTGTCCCTTGTTGTCCTCCAGCAGCCGGCTCAGGTCACGGCCCTCCAGCAGCTCCATCACCAGGAAGAGGACCCCGTCGGACTCGCCGAAGTCGTGCACGACGGTCACACCGCGGTGCGAGAGGGCGGCGGCCACCCGGGCCTCGCGGCGGAACCGCTCCCGCAGGACGCGGGTGAGGGACGGATCGCGGTACGGACCGAGCGGCTCAAAGCACTTCACCGCGACGTGCCGGCCCAGGGACTCGTCCCGGGCCCGCCAGACCTCGCCCATCCCGCCCCGCCCGAGCAGGTCGAGCAGCCGGTACCGGCCCTGAATCAGTCTGTTCTCCCCCATAGCGATCCGCCGCCCCCGTCGCCGTCCGCCCCGCCGCCGGGAGGCCGCCGCGGGCCCCCCGGCCGCACCGCGCCCCACCCCCTGCTCGCCCAGTATGACGGCCTATCGTCCGACTTTGTACGGTGCCGGACGCGCCTGTGGGCCCAGCCTCGCCATGGCCCGCAGGATGTGTTTGGGGGGCAACTGCCAGCGCACACGTGCGGGAACGCGGCGCAGCAGGGCGCCCGTGGCCCGCAGCCGGCGGGTGACGACGGCGGGTGCGGGGGCCGGTCTGCCGTACAGCTCATGGGCGTACGGAGGCAGAGCGGCGTATGCCAACTGGGCCACGCGCCGCCACAGCACCTCGCGCGCCGGTATGAGGAGCGGATGCGTCGGCGGGCGGAGCAGGAAGTCGTCGACGACGCGTGCCTCGCGTCCCGCGGTCAGCTCCGGCCGCACTTCCTCGAAGTACGCGGCGAGTTGAGCCCGGCTCGCCGGTACGGTCTCCGGGTCGAGGCCCACCAGGCGTGCGCTGACCCGGTGTTCGGCGATGTACCGGTCGGCCTGGGCGTCAGTGAGCGGGAAGCCGGAGCGGCGCAGCACGTGCAGATAGGAGTCGATCTCCGCGCAGTGCACCCACAGCAGCAGCCCGGGTTCACCGACGCCGTACCGCTCGCCCGTGTCCGGGTCGGTCGCCGTCAGCATGCTGTGGATCTTGCGCACGCGGGCACCGGCACGCTCGGCGGCCTCGCTGGTGCCGTACGTCGTCGTACCGACGAAGTTCGCCGTCCGCATGAGCCGGCCCCAGGCGTCGCGCCCGAAGTCGGAGTTCTGGACGACGCCCCGCACCGCCCGCGGGTGCAGGGCCTGGAGATAGAGCGCACGGACACCGGCGACCCACATCATCGGGTCGCCGTGCATCTGCCAGGTCACGGAGTTCGGCGTGAAGAGCCCGGGGTCGCCCATGCCCTGTGACGAGGATTTCTAGTTGGCGCCAGCGCACGATGTTGACCTGCAGTGATGCCAACTAGCCTCACGGGTCTTCCTGCCAGTTTCAGAAGGATTGTTGGCACTTTTGTACACCGCAGGTCAGGAGGGTTCCAGGCGCATCGACCGCCTATGAAGCGGTCCTGATCCCTGGCCGTCGCCGGCTGGCGAAGCGTGCATCGGCGTCGTCGCGACGTCCTCGGCAGCGCCCGACAGCTCGTATCCGCTCCGGGGCGGACCAGCCGTCCCGCTGCGACGAAGACACCCAAGAGGACTTCGTGACCATCCAGGTCACGCCGCGGGCGACCCTGCTCTTCTTCGTGGCTCAGCCGACCAGGTCGGCGCGCGTCCCGAGGTCCGTCAACGAGTCCTTTTGCTGGGCTCCTGTTGAGGTGACGCCCATTCGGTGCCGCCTGTGTTCCCTCTTGTCGGCGCGGGCGCTGACAGCATCGATGGCGTGGCGGGGCCAGTCCGACTCGCCCTGAGTATCGGGGATGGCGGGGAGCAGTTGGCGCAACCGGATCCACACCCCCGCCTCGGTCCATTCGATGAACCGTCGGTATGCGGTTTGACCCGAGAGTCCGAACCCGAGTGGAAGTTGATTCCAGCCGCAGCCCGAGATCGCAGTGAAGACGATCGCGGCCAGGCTCTCCCGGTTGCCATGGCGTCGGGACGTGATGGCCGGTTCCCGTTCAGGCGTTGTCGGAACCACTTGTTGGAATAGGTCCCACAAAGTGTCCGGCACCATTTGTTCGACGGGGTCCCTCAACTCACGGACGGCACGGCCCGGCATCGCGGCCCACGACATCGCTTCGAGACCTTCTTGAGCTGTTTTGTCACGGGTGGCGTTGGACGCCAAGTCCGTTTCGTCACGGACGATCTGCAACACCGGGACGGCCAGGTCACGCTTGTGATCGCATGAAGTCGCGAGGCGTTCTGCATACAGCCGGAGTCTGCGGCGCAGCCTCAGGCTTGGCCCTCTGAGCCCGTCGCTGAGCCTGCCCAATCGGCTGGCGAGTGGCTGGGTGTCCTCGCCGCGCTGCCGAAGGTCGAGCACTACCGGGCTGCGCATGCGCTCGCCTTGGGTGGCCTCAGCCCAGATAAGGGCCGAGCCGATCCGCGTGTCCGCGTTCTCCCTCAGCCGATCCAGCCTGGGAAGCCCGTCACACATGGCGCGCCAGTCGTGTACAGGAAGCCGCCAAGAGGCCAGCCTTCGGCGCCGATCGGCATAGTCAACGCGCGGCGCGGTCGCGTCCAGGTGTTTCGCAATCTGTTCGACGACTTCTTCGAAAGCCGGCCAGAGGCCGAGTGTGTCCAGGTGGCGTCCAAGGTATTTGAGGGTGCGCTCGGCAAGCTTCTGCTGCATACCCACCGCGGCCGCGCATTCGGCCCATGTTGTGCCTGACACCAGCTCCGCCAGCCGCAGGGATGCAGCCCGGCGTAGGTGACGTTCGATCGCTGCGTCACCGCTCGGTAGGAGCCTGATGAAGGCGGCAAAGTGCTGTTCAAACCACGGCCGGGGCAGGAAAGAGGGTATCTCTTCCACGCGGAACCGATGTTGGGTCGAGACGGTGCGCAGGTTGCGCCGGAGGGGAAGTCCATGGATACGTCGGACCGTGACACGGGCGAGGGCCGTTGAGATGTCGGCGCTCCTGCAGATGCCTCCGGCGTAGCTTCTTGCGCGGCGGTACGCTTCGCTGGCCAGTGGCTGAACACGGGCCCGGAGCGCGCCCAGTTCACGATCGCCCAGGAGCACATCGGCTCCGAGGAGTAGGGCACCGCATATCAAGGAGTCGTCGGGGGCAACCTTCGCACCGCGGCCGCTCCATACTCCGCGTCCCCGATGTTCGGCCGTGAGCTGAGCGATAACAGGTTCTGCGTGTGCCTGGACCAGGGCTGCCAAGTGAGAGGAAGGGAGGAACTCGGCGCCCAGCGGCCACGTCAGTTTCATGAGGTGGGTGATCGCGATCAGGTCCGAAAAGTAGGACCTGTCAGGCATGGCGTCCCTGCCCCAGCGTTGCCCCTGCGGAGAGAGGTAGTCCAGGACGCGCTGTTGCAGGCTCAGGAGCTGATCCAAGTCGTCGTTGGGCAGGCCGGTGCCGATGCGGGAGTTGATGCCGTCCAGTCGCGCTCTGCACAGCACGCTCCGGGCTCGCTCCGCGCTGTCGGACCGGTCGCCGGTCTGACGAGGAACGGTGTTGCGACATTCCAAAGGGTGCAGCCCAGTCAGCCCGGCGTTCTTGATCAGAGTCGAGTGGCCGTGACCTGCTGCACCGCCAGCCGCATTGAGCGGAAGGTTGCATGCCGGGCAGAGGTATTCCAGCAGGCGACGGTGGCGCACGCAGGCGAAGACGACCGGAAGATGCCAGAGCAACTGCCACCCTCCGCCCAGGGATTGCTCGACCGCCCTGGTGTCCCCCTTCAGGCAGTCGGGGCAGTAGCGGCTGGAGCAGGTCATCGCCCAATTGACCGAAGCGGCAGACCCGATCCTGTTGGTATTCGTGCGGAGCCTGCTCAGTGGCGGATAGGTCTGGGTGAATCGTCGCAAGGTCAGGCCGTCGGCTTCGTGCTCGGTCAGGCGTGCGGTGAAGGCGAACTGTCGCAGCGTCTCCTCGCGGATGGTTCGAAGGCAGGCGGAGGAGAGGCGAC
The genomic region above belongs to Streptomyces sp. CG1 and contains:
- a CDS encoding tetratricopeptide repeat protein, which encodes MGENRLIQGRYRLLDLLGRGGMGEVWRARDESLGRHVAVKCFEPLGPYRDPSLTRVLRERFRREARVAAALSHRGVTVVHDFGESDGVLFLVMELLEGRDLSRLLEDNKGHPLPVDDVLDIAAQIAAALAYTHQQGVIHRDLKPANILRTTDGTVKICDFGIARLGHDIGFTTRLTGTGVALGTPHYMSPEQIVGGEVDQRSDLYSLGCVLYEIATGAPPFDLEDAWAVLIGHRDTPPRPPRERRPELPGHLDEIILGLLAKDPEERPCDAGDLARRIREGRATAVSVKAVGSALPDAGVRLPSWTRGMTTGHKALGLGLGALPPDPGAALTGRWATAPAVGAAVGVLPAVPLEALAALAARHREGVRLAGLGRWAEAGEAHRAVAAERAELLGPDHPETLASRYETAFALVRAGRVAEALAAYTDLAEAGARVLGADHPDILAARQETAYALGRLGRHFEAHQVYAEVLAARVRVMGPDHPDTLRCRHNLACTLGRLGRLEDACRMAQEASAARARVLGPDHPDTLVSRCEVAYVQGQSGRWEEALGIYHEVAGTRARVLGADHPDTLAARYETALSLGRLGRSADALRLYRELIVDRTRVQGPTDPDTLRARHGLGVNLGRLGRWEDALAEARDVCLLREQTLGPAHPDTLVSRREVAVALGWLGRWSEALIEYRRVTATREQILGPDHPDTLSGRSDEAHCLERLGRRTEAGELYRRVAVIRRRAAPDGT
- a CDS encoding oxygenase MpaB family protein → MGDPGLFTPNSVTWQMHGDPMMWVAGVRALYLQALHPRAVRGVVQNSDFGRDAWGRLMRTANFVGTTTYGTSEAAERAGARVRKIHSMLTATDPDTGERYGVGEPGLLLWVHCAEIDSYLHVLRRSGFPLTDAQADRYIAEHRVSARLVGLDPETVPASRAQLAAYFEEVRPELTAGREARVVDDFLLRPPTHPLLIPAREVLWRRVAQLAYAALPPYAHELYGRPAPAPAVVTRRLRATGALLRRVPARVRWQLPPKHILRAMARLGPQARPAPYKVGR
- a CDS encoding TniQ family protein yields the protein MTPRQLPRNLEPLEGESLPGFLLRTAYRLDRSPVRIAELCGLDVRQRRLSSACLRTIREETLRQFAFTARLTEHEADGLTLRRFTQTYPPLSRLRTNTNRIGSAASVNWAMTCSSRYCPDCLKGDTRAVEQSLGGGWQLLWHLPVVFACVRHRRLLEYLCPACNLPLNAAGGAAGHGHSTLIKNAGLTGLHPLECRNTVPRQTGDRSDSAERARSVLCRARLDGINSRIGTGLPNDDLDQLLSLQQRVLDYLSPQGQRWGRDAMPDRSYFSDLIAITHLMKLTWPLGAEFLPSSHLAALVQAHAEPVIAQLTAEHRGRGVWSGRGAKVAPDDSLICGALLLGADVLLGDRELGALRARVQPLASEAYRRARSYAGGICRSADISTALARVTVRRIHGLPLRRNLRTVSTQHRFRVEEIPSFLPRPWFEQHFAAFIRLLPSGDAAIERHLRRAASLRLAELVSGTTWAECAAAVGMQQKLAERTLKYLGRHLDTLGLWPAFEEVVEQIAKHLDATAPRVDYADRRRRLASWRLPVHDWRAMCDGLPRLDRLRENADTRIGSALIWAEATQGERMRSPVVLDLRQRGEDTQPLASRLGRLSDGLRGPSLRLRRRLRLYAERLATSCDHKRDLAVPVLQIVRDETDLASNATRDKTAQEGLEAMSWAAMPGRAVRELRDPVEQMVPDTLWDLFQQVVPTTPEREPAITSRRHGNRESLAAIVFTAISGCGWNQLPLGFGLSGQTAYRRFIEWTEAGVWIRLRQLLPAIPDTQGESDWPRHAIDAVSARADKREHRRHRMGVTSTGAQQKDSLTDLGTRADLVG